One genomic segment of Tubulanus polymorphus chromosome 4, tnTubPoly1.2, whole genome shotgun sequence includes these proteins:
- the LOC141904306 gene encoding uncharacterized protein LOC141904306 — translation MKAINELNRNKDLIVKPCDKGGAIAIMSQDSYKKEALRQLNDTNSYRSIAPPDTTLVASEIKRIIDDMRNNQEIDHVTWLYLTPGSDIKIPEFYLLPKIHKVNNPGRPILSGNNGPTEKISKYLDYFLRPIASRVSTYIQDTNDFLNKINSLPPLRKDAILVTMDVKSLYTNIPHGEAISSILRSLDDFPLQYAVRRPDKRRFVQFLNLILKRNEFSFGKNEHRLQIEGCAMGSTVSPSLAIIFMHYLETKCLRSAPNNTIPMLYWRYIDDIFSIWTHGEDKLLEFFEHMNQSHRTIQYELTQSREKVPFLDVEVYKGKDFENSDTLRTRYTAARTDAKGSQFTPDVSFYQHNAMSIFDNQGIPGRIDTARRSHTKNRFRSHQIDDFKNLLNPNRLKYRRS, via the exons ATGAAAGCGATCAACGAACTAAATCGGAATAAAGATCTCATTGTAAAACCCTGTGACAAAGGGGGAGCCATAGCTATCATGAGCCAAGACTCTTACAAAAAAGAAGCTCTGAGACAGCTAAATGACACCAACAGCTACCGGTCAATCGCTCCACCCGACACTACTTTAGTCGCaagtgaaataaaaagaatcatAGACGATATGAGAAACAACCAAGAAATAGACCATGTTACGTGGCTATATCTAACACCGGGATCTGATATCAAAATCCCCGAGTTCTACCTTCTACCGAAAATTCACAAGGTCAACAACCCGGGGAGACCGATCCTAAGCGGCAACAATGGCCCCACGGAAAAGATATCCAAATATCTGGACTATTTTCTGAGACCAATCGCGAGTCGAGTATCAACATACATCCAAGATACCAATGACTTTCTCAACAAAATCaattccctccctcccctccggAAAGATGCGATATTGGTGACAATGGATGTCAAAAGTCTATACACCAACATCCCTCACGGAGAAGCCATCAGTAGCATCCTTAGAAGTCTAGATGACTTCCCGCTACAATACGCAGTTCGCCGTCCAGACAAAAGACGCTTCGTTCAATTCCTGAATCTAATACTGAAGAGAAATGAATTCTCTTTCGGGAAAAACGAACACCGCCTTCAAATAGAGGGTTGCGCCATGGGTTCAACAGTCAGCCCGAGTCTAGCGATCATATTCATGCATTATCTCGAGACTAAATGTCTCCGCTCGGCACCGAACAATACTATACCCATGTTATATTGGAGATATATAGATGATATATTCTCAATCTGGACCCACGGTGAAGATAAACTACTCGAATTTTTCGAACATATGAACCAATCACACCGTACCATCCAATACGAACTGACACAATCAAGGGAGAAGGTACCCTTCCTAGACGTTGAAGTCTACAAAGGGAAAGATTTTGAGAACTCAG ACACTCTCAGGACTCGATATACAGCCGCTCGGACTGATGCTAAGGGCAGTCAATTTACTCCCGACGTGTCGTTTTATCAACATAACGCTATGTCCATATTCGACAACCAAGGAATACCTGGTCGAATCGATACCGCCCGGCGGTCACACACAAAAAATCGCTTCAGATCACATCAGATCGATGATTTTAAGAACCTCCTCAATCCAAACAGATTGAAATATAGACGTAGTTGA